The Clostridium chauvoei genome has a window encoding:
- a CDS encoding acetyl-CoA C-acetyltransferase, whose translation MREVVIASAVRTPIGSFGGALKNVSVADLGALVIKEAITRAGVKGEQIEEVVMGNVIQAGLGQNVTRQAAVKAGLPIEIPAMTINKVCGSGLRTVALAAQMIKAGDADIVVAGGIENMSQAPYLLRTARWGQRMGDGKMVDSMINDALWDAFNNYHMGVTAENIAKQWNITREEQDEFALQSQLKAEKAIKEGKFKDEIVPVLIPQRKGEPKVFDTDEFPRFGSTIEGMKKLKPAFIKDGTVTAGNASGINDGAAAFVVMSAEKAKELGIKPLAKIISYGHKGVDPSIMGYGPFQATKKALEVSGLKIEDIDLIEANEAFAAQSIAVARDLNFDISKVNVNGGAIALGHPVGASGARILVTLLHEMQKRDAKKGLATLCIGGGMGTAMIVERL comes from the coding sequence ATGAGAGAAGTAGTTATTGCAAGTGCAGTAAGAACACCAATAGGATCTTTTGGAGGAGCACTAAAAAATGTATCTGTAGCAGATTTAGGTGCTTTAGTAATTAAAGAAGCTATAACTAGAGCTGGGGTAAAAGGGGAACAAATAGAAGAAGTAGTAATGGGTAATGTTATTCAAGCTGGACTTGGACAAAATGTAACAAGACAAGCAGCTGTTAAGGCTGGGTTACCAATAGAAATTCCAGCTATGACTATTAATAAAGTATGTGGATCAGGTTTAAGAACTGTAGCATTAGCAGCTCAAATGATAAAAGCTGGGGATGCTGACATCGTAGTTGCAGGTGGTATAGAAAATATGTCACAAGCACCATACCTATTAAGAACAGCAAGATGGGGACAAAGAATGGGCGATGGAAAAATGGTTGATTCAATGATTAACGATGCTTTATGGGATGCATTTAATAACTACCATATGGGTGTTACTGCTGAAAATATAGCTAAACAATGGAACATAACAAGAGAAGAACAAGATGAATTTGCTCTTCAATCACAATTAAAAGCAGAAAAAGCTATAAAAGAAGGTAAATTTAAAGATGAAATTGTTCCAGTTTTAATTCCTCAAAGAAAAGGAGAACCTAAAGTATTCGATACTGATGAATTCCCAAGATTTGGTTCAACAATAGAAGGTATGAAAAAATTAAAACCTGCATTTATAAAAGATGGTACAGTAACAGCTGGTAATGCATCAGGCATAAATGATGGAGCAGCAGCATTTGTTGTAATGAGTGCAGAAAAAGCTAAGGAATTAGGAATTAAACCTTTAGCTAAAATAATCTCATATGGACATAAAGGTGTAGATCCATCAATTATGGGATATGGACCTTTCCAAGCAACAAAGAAAGCTTTAGAAGTTTCAGGATTAAAAATTGAAGATATAGATTTAATAGAAGCAAATGAAGCATTTGCAGCTCAAAGTATTGCAGTTGCTAGAGATTTAAACTTTGATATAAGCAAAGTAAATGTTAATGGCGGAGCTATTGCACTAGGTCATCCAGTTGGAGCATCAGGAGCTAGAATTTTAGTAACATTACTTCACGAAATGCAAAAAAGAGATGCTAAAAAAGGTTTAGCTACTCTATGCATAGGTGGTGGAATGGGAACTGCTATGATAGTAGAAAGATTATAA
- a CDS encoding thymidine kinase, which produces MSKLYFRYGAMNSGKSTHLMQVAHNYEERGMKVALIKPSTDKKGGEKLVSRLGVERSVNLVIGEDDNILEEVKKYRDKVGTLDCILVDEVQFLKSYQIDQLFEVAVVLDIPVVCYGLRTDFKMQGFEGSTRLLLVAHSIEEMKTICKCGRKALLNGRKINGSFVFEGEQIAIDHIDNVEYESLCGNCYFKYRNKN; this is translated from the coding sequence GTGAGTAAGTTATATTTTAGATATGGGGCAATGAATTCAGGAAAATCAACACATCTCATGCAAGTTGCCCATAATTATGAAGAACGAGGAATGAAAGTAGCCTTAATAAAACCATCAACAGACAAAAAAGGTGGAGAGAAATTAGTTTCTAGACTTGGAGTAGAAAGAAGCGTTAATTTAGTAATAGGTGAAGATGATAATATACTTGAAGAAGTTAAGAAATATCGAGATAAAGTTGGTACTTTAGATTGTATATTAGTAGATGAAGTTCAATTTTTAAAAAGTTATCAAATAGATCAATTATTTGAAGTAGCAGTAGTATTAGATATACCTGTTGTATGTTATGGACTAAGAACTGACTTTAAAATGCAAGGTTTTGAAGGAAGTACAAGATTATTACTTGTTGCACATAGTATAGAAGAAATGAAGACTATTTGTAAGTGTGGAAGAAAAGCTTTATTAAATGGAAGAAAAATTAATGGTAGTTTTGTTTTTGAAGGGGAGCAAATAGCTATAGATCATATAGATAATGTAGAGTATGAATCATTATGTGGTAATTGCTATTTTAAATATCGAAATAAAAATTAA
- the prmC gene encoding peptide chain release factor N(5)-glutamine methyltransferase, with protein MKKCEVGGQAVIEGVMMRGSKGQATAVRTPNNDIEVEFEKIIPITKRYKYLNIPFIRGIFILIDSLITGIKTLNYSASFFEEDDEPSKFEIWLKNKFGEKANDLIIGATLAFSMVLAVGLFVAIPTGIASIFKGIGLNPIQLNLIEAIIRITILIVYIYGISKMDDIYRVFQYHGAEHKTIFCYESEEDLTVENVKKHSRFHPRCGTNFLFLIMFVSIIIFTFTGWGNFIERLILRIILIPVVSGITYEIIRWLGKNDNKLARIIAYPGLKLQELTTREPNDDQIEVAIAALIRAEGIEEPKKTIGQLLDIGVKTLKDNEIETYLLDTQLLLGKTLEKDKLYLITHREEKVDNKYKIEFLNLINKRKDKMPMKYILGETEFMALNFYVEEGVLIPRADTEILVEEVLKLIPEDSNSKICDLCSGSGAIGISLAYYRKNIEVDAIDYYDIPEKVTIKNIKRNNLEERVNFIRSDLLNKVIEEGKKYDYLVSNPPYIKEEVINTLMDDVKKYEPHTALSGGEDGLDFYKRIIEESKKVLKDGGVLAFEIGHDQAQDLKTLMEENFINIKIIRDLAGLDRVVIGNFHS; from the coding sequence ATGAAAAAATGTGAGGTTGGGGGCCAGGCAGTTATTGAGGGTGTAATGATGAGAGGGAGCAAAGGTCAAGCTACAGCTGTTAGAACACCTAATAATGATATAGAAGTTGAGTTTGAAAAAATAATACCGATAACTAAAAGGTATAAATACTTAAATATACCCTTTATTAGAGGAATATTTATACTAATAGACTCTTTAATTACAGGTATAAAGACGTTAAATTATTCAGCATCATTTTTTGAAGAGGATGACGAGCCATCAAAATTTGAAATCTGGCTTAAGAATAAGTTTGGTGAAAAAGCAAATGATTTAATAATAGGAGCTACCTTAGCTTTCTCAATGGTTCTTGCTGTTGGATTATTCGTTGCTATACCAACAGGGATTGCTTCAATTTTTAAGGGGATAGGGCTTAATCCCATACAATTAAATCTTATAGAAGCAATAATTAGAATAACCATATTAATTGTATACATTTATGGAATAAGTAAAATGGACGATATATATAGGGTATTTCAATATCATGGAGCAGAACATAAAACTATATTTTGTTATGAATCAGAAGAAGACCTTACAGTAGAGAATGTTAAGAAACATAGTAGATTCCACCCAAGATGTGGAACAAACTTTTTATTTTTAATAATGTTTGTAAGTATAATAATTTTTACCTTTACTGGTTGGGGGAATTTTATAGAAAGATTAATTTTAAGAATAATACTAATACCTGTAGTGTCAGGAATAACTTATGAAATTATTAGATGGCTTGGAAAAAATGATAATAAGCTGGCTAGAATAATAGCTTATCCTGGACTGAAGTTACAAGAGTTAACAACTAGAGAACCAAATGATGATCAAATAGAAGTTGCAATTGCAGCTTTAATTAGAGCAGAAGGAATTGAAGAACCTAAAAAAACAATAGGTCAATTGCTTGATATTGGAGTAAAAACATTAAAAGATAATGAAATAGAAACATATCTTTTAGACACACAACTTTTATTAGGTAAGACTTTAGAAAAAGATAAACTTTATTTGATTACTCATAGAGAGGAAAAGGTAGATAATAAATATAAGATAGAATTTTTAAATCTTATAAATAAGAGAAAAGATAAGATGCCTATGAAATATATTTTAGGTGAAACTGAATTTATGGCATTAAATTTCTATGTAGAAGAAGGAGTATTAATCCCAAGAGCTGATACAGAAATACTTGTAGAAGAAGTATTGAAATTAATACCAGAAGACAGTAATTCAAAAATATGCGATTTGTGCTCTGGAAGTGGAGCTATAGGTATATCATTGGCTTATTATAGAAAGAATATAGAAGTAGATGCTATAGATTATTATGATATTCCAGAAAAAGTAACAATAAAAAATATAAAAAGAAATAATCTAGAAGAACGTGTTAACTTTATTAGAAGTGATTTATTAAATAAAGTTATAGAAGAAGGGAAAAAATATGATTATTTAGTTTCAAACCCACCTTATATTAAAGAAGAAGTAATTAATACATTAATGGATGATGTTAAAAAATATGAGCCTCATACAGCTTTATCAGGGGGTGAAGATGGCTTAGATTTTTATAAGAGAATAATAGAAGAAAGTAAAAAAGTTTTAAAAGATGGTGGCGTGCTTGCTTTTGAAATAGGACATGATCAAGCACAAGATTTAAAAACATTAATGGAAGAAAATTTTATAAACATAAAAATTATAAGAGATTTAGCAGGCTTAGATAGAGTAGTGATTGGAAACTTTCATTCTTGA
- the upp gene encoding uracil phosphoribosyltransferase: MSKVTQIDHPLILHKLAFIRNKDTGAKDFRELVEEVSMLMAYEVTRDLSTEEVEIETPICKAKCQMLSGKKMAIVPILRAGLGMVDGMLKLIPAAKVGHVGLYRDEETLQPVEYFCKLPQDIAERDVIVVDPMLATGGSAADAIQILKKRGAKNLRLMCLISSPEGIELVQKEHPDVDIYVAGIDEKLNEHGYIVPGLGDAGDRLFGTK; encoded by the coding sequence ATGAGTAAAGTAACACAAATCGATCATCCATTAATACTTCACAAATTAGCTTTTATAAGAAACAAGGATACAGGTGCAAAAGATTTTAGAGAATTAGTTGAAGAAGTTTCAATGCTTATGGCATATGAAGTAACAAGAGATTTAAGTACTGAAGAAGTAGAAATAGAAACTCCAATCTGTAAGGCGAAATGTCAAATGCTGTCAGGGAAGAAAATGGCTATAGTACCAATATTAAGAGCAGGTCTTGGAATGGTAGATGGTATGTTAAAGCTTATACCAGCAGCTAAAGTTGGTCATGTTGGATTATACAGAGATGAGGAAACATTACAACCAGTAGAGTATTTCTGTAAACTTCCACAAGATATTGCAGAAAGAGATGTAATAGTAGTAGATCCAATGTTAGCAACAGGTGGCTCAGCAGCAGATGCAATACAAATATTAAAGAAAAGAGGAGCCAAAAACTTAAGATTAATGTGCTTAATTTCATCACCTGAAGGAATTGAATTAGTACAAAAAGAACATCCAGATGTAGATATATATGTAGCTGGAATTGATGAGAAACTAAATGAACATGGATATATTGTACCAGGCTTAGGAGATGCTGGAGACAGATTATTCGGAACTAAATAA
- the prfA gene encoding peptide chain release factor 1, with the protein MLLNKLAFIENKYEELSVKISDPSIMANQSEWRKLCKEHADLEIIVTAYKEYKTVVEDLQANKEMLSEESDKEMREMLSEEISMLTTREEELENEIQILLLPKDPNDDKNVFVEIRGGAGGDEAALFAANLFRMYTRYAENQRWTVELMSSNETDIGGFKEVVFMIKGHGAYSKLKYESGVHRVQRVPDTESSGRIHTSTATVAVLPEVDDVEIEIHDKDLRIDVYRSSGNGGQCVNTTDSAVRITHLPTGMVVACQDEKSQLKNKEKAMKVLRSRLYEAAEAERMAGIAEDRKSQVGSGDRSERIRTYNYPQGRVTDHRIGLTLYKLETFLNGDIDEVLNGLMTADQAEKMKQMGNTDAM; encoded by the coding sequence ATGTTATTAAATAAATTAGCTTTTATAGAAAATAAATATGAAGAACTATCAGTAAAAATATCTGATCCTTCAATTATGGCTAACCAAAGTGAATGGAGAAAGCTATGTAAGGAACATGCGGATTTAGAAATTATAGTAACAGCATATAAAGAATATAAAACTGTAGTTGAAGATTTACAAGCTAACAAAGAAATGCTATCAGAAGAAAGTGATAAAGAAATGAGAGAAATGCTTTCAGAAGAAATTTCAATGTTAACAACAAGAGAAGAAGAATTAGAAAATGAAATACAAATACTTTTATTACCTAAAGATCCAAATGATGATAAAAACGTATTTGTAGAAATAAGAGGTGGAGCAGGTGGAGATGAAGCAGCTTTATTTGCAGCTAACCTTTTTAGAATGTACACAAGATACGCAGAAAATCAAAGATGGACTGTTGAACTGATGAGTTCAAATGAAACTGATATCGGTGGATTTAAAGAAGTTGTATTTATGATTAAAGGTCATGGTGCATATTCAAAGCTTAAATATGAAAGTGGAGTTCACAGAGTTCAAAGAGTTCCAGATACAGAATCAAGTGGTAGAATACATACATCAACTGCAACAGTTGCTGTTTTACCAGAAGTTGATGATGTAGAAATAGAAATCCATGACAAAGATTTAAGAATAGATGTTTATAGATCTTCAGGTAATGGTGGTCAATGTGTTAATACTACAGATTCAGCAGTTAGAATAACTCACCTTCCAACTGGTATGGTAGTAGCATGTCAAGATGAAAAGTCACAGCTTAAAAATAAAGAAAAAGCTATGAAGGTATTAAGATCAAGATTATATGAAGCAGCAGAAGCAGAAAGAATGGCTGGTATAGCTGAAGATAGAAAGAGCCAAGTTGGATCAGGGGATAGAAGTGAAAGAATAAGAACATATAACTATCCACAAGGTAGAGTTACAGATCATAGAATTGGATTAACATTATATAAGTTAGAAACATTTTTAAATGGTGATATAGATGAAGTTCTTAATGGATTAATGACAGCGGATCAAGCAGAGAAGATGAAACAAATGGGAAATACAGACGCTATGTAA
- the wecB gene encoding non-hydrolyzing UDP-N-acetylglucosamine 2-epimerase, which produces MNKKKIITIFGTRPEAIKMAPLVKELEKREGLEAKVCVTAQHREMLDQVLEYFDITPDFDLNIMKSKQTLTGITNRILEGLEEIFTEEKPDMVLVHGDTTTTFSSALAAFYQQVPVGHVEAGLRTFDKYFPFPEEMNRKLTGSLADLHFAPTKGSKNNLLREGIKEDDVYITGNTVIDAMLHTVKDNYIFDNEELNEIDFKNKKIIMITAHRRENWGEGIENICDALKLIVEKNKDVELVYLVHLNPIVKDIVTKKLGDIERVHLLSPLDTKETHNLMNKCFMVMTDSGGLQEEAPHLGKPVLVLRDVTERPEAVSYGTVKLVGTDIEKIVSEANKLLNDNEAYNDMSKAVNPYGDGLASKRIADAIEKYFGIREEKVEEFVR; this is translated from the coding sequence GTGAATAAGAAAAAAATAATAACAATATTTGGTACTAGGCCAGAAGCTATAAAAATGGCGCCATTAGTGAAGGAATTAGAAAAAAGAGAAGGGTTAGAAGCTAAAGTATGTGTAACAGCACAACATAGAGAAATGTTAGATCAAGTGTTAGAATATTTTGATATAACTCCAGATTTTGATTTAAATATAATGAAATCAAAACAAACATTAACTGGAATAACTAATAGAATCTTAGAAGGTTTAGAAGAAATATTTACAGAAGAAAAGCCAGATATGGTATTAGTACATGGAGATACAACAACGACTTTTTCAAGTGCTTTAGCAGCGTTTTATCAACAAGTTCCAGTAGGTCATGTTGAAGCTGGGCTTAGAACTTTTGATAAGTATTTTCCGTTTCCAGAAGAAATGAATAGAAAACTTACTGGTTCATTAGCAGATTTACATTTTGCTCCAACTAAAGGTTCAAAAAATAATCTTCTAAGAGAAGGTATAAAGGAAGATGATGTATATATAACTGGGAATACAGTAATTGATGCTATGCTTCATACAGTAAAAGATAATTATATTTTTGACAATGAAGAACTAAATGAAATAGATTTCAAAAACAAAAAAATTATTATGATTACTGCTCATAGAAGAGAAAATTGGGGCGAAGGTATAGAAAATATTTGTGATGCTCTAAAATTAATTGTAGAAAAAAATAAAGATGTCGAATTAGTGTATTTAGTACATTTAAATCCTATAGTAAAAGATATAGTAACTAAAAAGCTAGGAGATATAGAAAGAGTACACTTATTATCACCGTTAGATACAAAAGAAACTCATAACCTAATGAACAAATGCTTTATGGTTATGACAGATTCTGGTGGGTTACAAGAAGAAGCACCACACTTAGGAAAGCCAGTATTAGTGCTAAGAGACGTAACAGAAAGACCCGAAGCTGTTAGCTATGGAACTGTAAAATTAGTGGGTACAGATATAGAAAAAATTGTATCAGAAGCAAATAAATTATTAAATGATAATGAAGCTTATAATGATATGAGTAAAGCTGTAAATCCATATGGAGATGGATTAGCATCAAAAAGAATAGCTGATGCAATAGAAAAATATTTTGGTATTAGAGAAGAAAAAGTGGAAGAATTTGTTAGATAA
- a CDS encoding L-threonylcarbamoyladenylate synthase has protein sequence METRVAVIKDIDKDKKYIEEAAKIIRESGIVAFPTETVYGLGANALDIEAVAKIFKAKGRPQDNPLIVHVASKDINNIVSDIPEIAQKLIEKFWPGPLTIILNKKKVIPDVTSAGLNTIGVRMPSSDIALKLIETSGCPIAAPSANISGRPSPTEMERCVEDLSGKIDYILGGEKSDVGVESTIVDCTVNPPVVLRPGGITIEMLKDINEEIELDPAIKGKPSENLKPKAPGMKYRHYAPKANLKIIKGKNEKTIEKINEMIHNYIENHKSVAILSTEDNIKNFKYGKVVSLGNDLNDVARNIFESLRYCDDLGVDVILCQAFEEKGVGVAIMNRLNKAAGFDIIEV, from the coding sequence TTGGAAACAAGGGTAGCTGTCATAAAAGATATTGACAAAGATAAAAAATATATTGAAGAAGCTGCTAAAATCATAAGAGAATCGGGAATAGTAGCTTTTCCTACAGAAACAGTATATGGTTTAGGTGCAAATGCATTAGATATAGAAGCAGTAGCGAAAATATTTAAGGCAAAAGGTAGACCACAAGATAACCCATTAATAGTACATGTAGCATCAAAGGATATAAATAATATTGTTTCTGATATACCAGAAATTGCTCAAAAGTTAATTGAAAAATTTTGGCCGGGTCCATTAACAATTATTTTAAATAAAAAAAAGGTAATACCGGATGTTACAAGTGCAGGTCTTAATACAATAGGGGTTAGAATGCCAAGTAGCGATATAGCATTAAAGTTAATAGAAACTTCAGGATGTCCAATAGCAGCACCATCTGCAAATATTTCAGGAAGACCAAGTCCTACAGAAATGGAAAGATGTGTAGAGGACTTATCTGGAAAAATTGATTATATACTAGGCGGAGAGAAAAGTGATGTCGGAGTAGAATCTACAATTGTTGACTGTACAGTAAATCCACCAGTAGTTTTAAGACCAGGTGGAATAACTATAGAGATGCTTAAAGATATTAATGAAGAGATAGAATTAGACCCTGCTATTAAAGGGAAACCTTCAGAAAATTTAAAGCCTAAAGCACCAGGAATGAAGTATAGACATTATGCTCCGAAGGCAAACTTGAAAATAATAAAAGGAAAAAATGAAAAAACTATTGAAAAAATCAATGAAATGATACACAATTATATAGAAAATCATAAGAGTGTAGCAATTTTATCTACTGAGGATAATATAAAGAATTTCAAATATGGAAAAGTAGTTTCATTAGGCAATGATTTAAATGATGTTGCAAGAAATATATTTGAGTCTTTAAGATATTGTGATGATTTAGGTGTAGATGTTATTTTATGTCAAGCCTTTGAAGAAAAAGGCGTAGGTGTTGCTATAATGAATAGATTAAATAAAGCAGCAGGATTTGATATAATCGAAGTATAG
- a CDS encoding DDE-type integrase/transposase/recombinase, which yields MDSIITYLITYNQYLIAIIGQLLLFISKHIPLNQMIFDDSNSPEYQKFKVDKLPTIIRFEKVDYILLLAYYKHKYNKTVKPVQRRNGKSIPKKTKCPKCGAPHEYIYDNNGSKGQFQCKVCGLTFKETNHTTKPIVFICPYCGATLTEQKQRKHFKIHKCNNSKCLYYQRNLKNLPKNIDPCDKYKYKLHYIYREFNINFFKMDLYPISKHATGFSFKKFSPHIMGLCLTYHVNCKMSTRQTAHVLKEVHGIKISHRTVANYALTAAAVIKPFVDTFDYKPSKILSADETYIKVKGIKHYVWIVMDACKRSILGYQVSDTRDTGPCILAMRMAFDKFKDFPGKALNFVADGYSSYPLAKQQFELEKNKEFNLTQVIGLTNDDPVSEEFRWVKQVVERLNRTFKSSYRGTCGYGSDEGALYGFSLWVAYYNFLRPHPYNYWRPLNELKQLDGIDNMSAKWQILISLGQQTILHMQESQTS from the coding sequence ATGGATTCAATTATAACTTATTTAATTACTTATAATCAATATTTAATTGCCATTATCGGTCAATTACTTTTATTCATCTCAAAACATATTCCACTTAACCAGATGATATTTGATGATTCTAATAGTCCAGAATACCAAAAATTCAAAGTAGATAAGCTACCCACAATTATTAGATTTGAAAAGGTAGACTATATATTACTTTTAGCTTATTACAAACATAAATATAACAAGACCGTAAAACCCGTCCAAAGACGGAACGGGAAGTCTATCCCTAAAAAAACTAAATGTCCTAAGTGTGGTGCACCACATGAATATATATACGATAACAATGGCAGTAAAGGACAGTTTCAATGTAAAGTTTGTGGTCTTACATTTAAAGAAACTAATCACACAACTAAACCAATAGTATTTATATGTCCTTATTGCGGTGCTACGCTTACGGAACAAAAGCAACGCAAGCACTTTAAAATACATAAATGCAATAATTCTAAATGCTTATACTATCAAAGAAATCTTAAGAATCTTCCAAAGAATATTGATCCTTGTGATAAATACAAGTATAAGCTTCATTACATATATCGTGAATTTAATATTAACTTCTTTAAAATGGATCTATATCCAATATCAAAACATGCTACCGGATTTAGTTTTAAGAAGTTTAGCCCGCATATAATGGGACTATGCTTGACTTATCACGTTAATTGTAAAATGTCTACAAGACAAACAGCTCATGTTTTAAAAGAAGTTCATGGAATAAAAATTTCACATAGAACTGTTGCTAATTATGCTCTAACAGCAGCTGCTGTTATTAAGCCGTTTGTTGATACCTTTGATTACAAACCCTCTAAAATACTTTCTGCCGATGAAACTTATATAAAAGTAAAAGGCATTAAGCATTATGTCTGGATTGTAATGGATGCTTGTAAAAGGTCTATTCTAGGTTATCAAGTATCTGATACAAGAGATACTGGCCCTTGTATACTAGCAATGCGTATGGCTTTTGATAAGTTTAAAGACTTCCCTGGAAAAGCTTTAAACTTCGTTGCCGATGGTTACAGTTCATATCCGTTAGCGAAGCAACAATTTGAATTAGAAAAAAATAAAGAATTTAATCTAACTCAAGTTATCGGACTTACTAACGATGATCCAGTATCTGAAGAATTTCGTTGGGTTAAGCAAGTTGTAGAGCGTTTAAACCGTACCTTTAAATCTTCCTACAGGGGTACCTGTGGTTATGGAAGTGATGAAGGTGCTCTTTATGGCTTCTCCCTTTGGGTTGCTTATTACAACTTCTTACGCCCGCATCCTTACAATTACTGGCGTCCTTTAAACGAATTAAAGCAACTAGATGGTATTGACAATATGTCTGCAAAGTGGCAAATTCTTATCAGTCTCGGTCAACAAACCATATTACATATGCAAGAATCACAAACTTCTTGA
- the rpmE gene encoding 50S ribosomal protein L31, which yields MREGIHPEYNHEAVVKCACGNTFTTGSVKDELKVEICSKCHPFFTGKQKIVDVGGRVDKFNKRFNLNK from the coding sequence ATGAGAGAAGGCATACATCCAGAATACAACCATGAAGCTGTAGTTAAGTGTGCATGTGGAAATACTTTTACAACTGGTTCTGTTAAAGACGAACTTAAAGTAGAAATATGCTCTAAATGCCACCCATTCTTCACTGGAAAACAAAAAATCGTTGATGTTGGCGGAAGAGTTGATAAGTTCAACAAGAGATTCAACCTTAACAAATAG
- the rpiB gene encoding ribose 5-phosphate isomerase B — translation MKIALGSDHGGIELKEEIIKYLQSEGYEIKDFGTNTKDSCDYPDYAVPVAEAVVAKEFDFGILVCGTGIGIGIAANKVPGVRAALCSDTFSAHATREHNNANILTLGQRVVGPGLALDIVKTFLNTNFEGGRHQLRIDKVSEVEKKYSK, via the coding sequence ATGAAAATAGCATTAGGTTCAGACCATGGTGGAATAGAATTAAAGGAAGAAATAATTAAATACTTACAAAGTGAAGGATATGAAATAAAGGATTTTGGTACTAACACTAAGGATTCATGTGATTATCCAGACTATGCAGTACCAGTTGCAGAAGCAGTAGTAGCAAAAGAATTCGATTTTGGTATTCTAGTATGTGGTACAGGAATAGGAATTGGTATAGCAGCAAATAAAGTTCCAGGTGTAAGAGCAGCTTTATGCTCAGATACTTTTAGTGCACATGCAACTAGAGAACATAATAATGCCAATATATTAACATTAGGTCAAAGAGTTGTTGGACCTGGATTAGCATTAGATATAGTAAAGACTTTCTTAAATACTAACTTTGAAGGCGGTAGACATCAATTAAGAATAGATAAAGTATCTGAAGTTGAGAAAAAATATAGCAAATAA
- a CDS encoding deoxycytidylate deaminase, translating to MDRRDKHNYYLDIAETVLERGTCLRRNYGSIIVKNDEIISSGYTGAPRGRKNCIDMKTCIREKLNVPRGTHYELCRSVHSEANAIISASRRDMIGATLYLVGRDANSREYVLNANSCSMCKRMIINAGIKEVVIRDSKNEYRTILVESWIEEDDSLAIKLEMGY from the coding sequence TTGGATAGGAGAGATAAACATAATTATTATTTAGACATTGCAGAAACTGTTCTAGAAAGAGGAACATGTCTACGTCGTAATTATGGGTCTATAATAGTAAAAAATGACGAAATAATATCAAGTGGATATACAGGAGCACCAAGAGGTAGAAAAAACTGTATAGATATGAAAACTTGTATTAGAGAAAAGTTGAATGTTCCAAGAGGAACTCATTATGAGTTATGTAGAAGTGTTCATAGTGAAGCTAATGCTATAATAAGTGCATCTCGAAGAGATATGATTGGAGCGACTTTATATTTAGTAGGAAGAGATGCTAACAGTAGGGAATATGTTTTAAATGCTAATTCTTGTTCTATGTGCAAAAGAATGATTATAAATGCTGGAATAAAAGAAGTAGTAATAAGAGATAGTAAAAATGAGTATAGGACAATATTAGTAGAGTCTTGGATAGAGGAAGATGATAGTTTAGCTATTAAATTAGAAATGGGATATTAA